CTCGCCGGGAAGAAGAAGGACGGGGATGTATGTTTGATGATTAATAACAAATGATGTAATTGTGATAACACACAGGAACTCAACTCCTTTTGTTCACTCAACCTAACCTAGAATAGCTAACAATCAAATGaatatcccccctcaagctgataccatgatggccctcaaggaacttcactggactttatgcaaactggaaaccatatatcctgaagcTGCATTTATTTTAGCTGGAGATTTGAACGAAGAAAATTtgagaaaaaggctgcctaaattctatcagcaatTTGAGTGTTGTACTCATGCTGCTAAAACACTAGACCACTGTTACTACAAACTTCCGGGATGCATACCagtccctcccccgccctcctttcggcaaatctgaccacaactccatttttcTGCTCCCTTCCTATTGGCAGAAACTCAAACTGTTAGTACCCGTGCtgaggactattcaacgctggtctgaccaattggaatccatgcttcaagactgttttgatcacctggactgggatatgttccgggtagcttccGAGAATAATATGGACGAATTCACTGAAACAAtaactgagtttatcaggaagtgtataggaattttgtacccactgtgactattaaaacctaccctaaccagagaccgtggatagatggcagcattcgtgcaaaacagAAAatacgaaccaccgcatttaaacatggaaggtgactgggaatatggaagaATACAAACAGAGTAGTCATTCCCTTcgacaaggcaatcaaacaggcaaaacgtcagtatagagacaaagtggattcacaattcaacggctcaatacgtatgtggcagggtctacagacaatcatggactacaaaaggaaaaccagaggaaacaaaaggaaaaccagccatgttgcGGACACCGACATATTGCTTATTGGTTACTAACACAATGCAATAAagggtccctagtggactaaaccgatatgacggcttggtagaccATGGACAGGGGTGGGGACAGATAAAGAGTGGGAAAGACATAATGGGACCCACTACACACAGTTGATGACTAGGCTCATTGACATGATTATACTTTTCACATGAACATCCGCTCATTTGAAAAGAATTGCAATATATATATTCACGCTGTATGTCTTGTTGTCTCTTTGACTAAATCTTCGGTCTGTCTGCTGGACAGTTGGTCGACAGAAATTCTCTGGCTGTGTCCACCAGAGATCAAAGTCTTTCATAGTTGTAGCTCTGTTACAATGGATACGTCAGATGTACCAATGGTCGTTCTATAGGGAAATGTTCTCCAGAATGGATCTTTCAGAGTACAATTCGGTCGTTTGATCGTGAAATGTTCTCCTTTCGTCTTCGGTCGAGTTTCGTAGACTATTCCACATATAGAGCTGCAGACTGTGAATGTGTGCATCTTTAGTTTTGTAGATTTCCTCACAATTCGCAACGTCCGGTTCAACACTGTCCGTCTGCTTGTTCTGTAGAGTAGTTTCCATTTCAACGTGGGGACTGCCGTCCCTGCGTTTTCTTGACTAATTGTACATTTTGTCACAAGTGGGTTTTATGCACTCGGGGGAAAAGGGGTGTTCCCTCCTTTTGTCTGTGCTTACGTGGGCGTGGCCACTGGCTTGGTTAAGACTTCATATGAAAAACAATTCTCTTAATTTAgaagtctaacatcacattacatcttctcacaaatGGTTTCAAATTTAATCATGTCAGTTCCCCAAAATGTGGGTATAACCCTGACAACTgggaaatactgtatatacattcaaAGATACAGTTATGTTGTTATTCTGTCCTCATGAGATCCCAAAACACAACTGATCAGGCATttcatctcatatgtttataaAAGTATTCTAcaatattctactgtattttagtctatgccaatCTGATTTTGCTctcccatatatttatatattcttaaatcCATTTGTTACTTAAATTTGTGTGTTTGCGgcatatgttgtgaaattgttagatattacttgttagatattgctgcactgtcggaaccagaagcacaagcatttcactacacacgcagtaacatctgctaaacaagtgtatgtgaccaataaaatttgtattttattttaataatTGCAAAATGTAAACATTGCATTGAATGTTGCATTTTTCAGGCTCTACTACAATGACTAATGCAACCACCTCCGCTGCAACAACTGCTGCTCTAACTGCAGCTGTGACCACCACCACACTAGCAAATGTCACCACGACCCCTCCGGCAGTGGCCAAAACCACCACCACCGCTGTTCCGGCAGCAACCACCACCACCGCTGTTCCTGCAGGCTGTTCCGGCAGCAACCACCACCACCGCTGTTCCGTCAGCAACCACCACCACCGCTGTTCCGGTAGCAACCACCACCACCGCTGTTCCGCAGCAACCACCACCACCGCTGTTCCGGTAGCAACCACCACCACCGCTGTTCCTGTAGCAACCACAACCACCGCTGTTCCGGTAGCAACCACCACCACCGCTGTTCCGTCAGCAACCACCACCACCGCTGTTCCGTCAGCAACCACCACCACCGCTGTTCCGTCAGCAACCACCACCTCCGCTGTTCCGGCATTAACCACCACCATCGCTGTTCCGGCAGCAACCACCACCACCGCTGTTCCGGCAGCAACCACCACCACCGCTGTTCCGGCAGCAACCACCACTGCTTTCGCACCAACTGACCCTCCTTCTTCTAGTGAAGGAACCCTGATTCTTCGGTTCAGTCTCGATGAGAAATTCACCTCGGATCTTGCCAACCCGTCCTCTTCAGCATTCAAGGCTCTGGCTGGCAAAGTGGTCTCAGAGGTAAGTATCCAGAAGCCTTTTCatcaatacacaccacaccaaagAGACTGGATATGAGTTGGCATCCTATTGTTAGATAGAACCAAAGACTATTCAGTACAAAGTTATCGTACTCTGGGACCTCCCCGTTGAGAACAATGTCCAGACTTTTTTTACGGTCTTCTTAGTGGACATGAACACTTGTGCCTGCCTATGAACCCTTGTGCCTGCCTAACAGCTGTTATGGGCAACAGAGAGTACAATGTGCACAGCATGGGACATATTTACAGTTTTGCATGTCAGTAGTCAAGTCATTAAGATATTAAACAACTTTTAAATGCAGAAATACAGCCAGtgtgatgcattttgcatcatatgaagCAAACACAGCATCTTATGATGCAAAATGGATCATACCTGCTGTGTTTCTGTATTTGAATGTTAAATATCTTCAAAACATTTTGGGGATTAtttcaacaatggactaatgaaacaaacacTAAAAGACAGTTTTTGAGTGGCGTATTCCTAACTTTGAAATTTGAAGATTGGAGCAACGTTGACGTTGTATAGCATGTCAGCATTCATGTATAGCATGACACATTTTCCGTTAATGGTTAAGGTTTTGTATAGGGTTAAAACAGtatgtttaggcattcattccgaaAGGTTAAATTAACAGTTAATGTTTGGGATAGAGTTGAAGCAAAAACATAATAAACTAGTGTCTACAACTGgtattgaacatgcaacctttgtaTCCGTTGTTATGGGATTATGGGATTTCCCGATGTCTTTTCGACATGGACAGGCATCCAATTTCAAGGTCAATCTTGAGCAGTCTGGGCTTTGTTCTATGACATCAAAGcattatttattataatcctcaacatctCATTTTTCAGAACACATTAAGTCATCTTGATTTACACCATTTCCCTCTCTCAGAAAAAAACAGCTAAAGTATCCCAATTAGCAGAAGAGTCTGTGGCCCCTTCTTGTAGCGCTTGGTGTTTTGACTCTTTGAGTTCTGGCCCTGTTTTAATTTTTACGCAAATGATGTTTTGGTAATCATATTTTTATATTTCAATGCAGGTGAACAAGATTTTTGCTAGAACCCCAAGCTTCCTTCGTTCCATTGTCAACTCATTCAAGTAAGTATGAATTCTCATTACCGACTTGAATACTTTGATTATGACAGTGATGATAATGATTTCTGTGGGTTGTCCATTTTCTTTCCTAGGAGTGGATCTGTAGTTACCAACATGACTCTCGTGTTCAGTAACAAATCTTCGGTTCCCAGCGCATGCAGCGCACAGGCAACTTTCACCATCAGTTCCACCTCCCTGAACATCCTACAGGGCAGTGTCAATGTTGGTATGTATTAAttgtcacaatacaactacaCATATGTAAGAGCAAAGTCAACATTTGAACAGAAACATGAAAAGACAATCTACTTTCATCATTCACTGAACCATATCTTTATTTTTCCTACTTTTTCAGAGTcatcagtcaattcaggaagtgctCCCCGACCCACTGCCTTCTGTCTGGCTTTCTTGCCTCTCACTTTGGCACTGCTAATGGTACAGTTGCTGGCTAACTAATAGCCTGTGTCATAGCTCCTATGGCATTTTTTTCACCAATGAATTGTTTTCCAGCTCTCATAGAGACAGCCTTATGATTAAGGACCTGCTTTGGCAGAAGAATGCACAATGGATTGTGCCTGTGTTAATTGGCAAAATGTATATGTATTTCATGTACATTCCCCCAAGTacatacacaaacaaaacacaccTAATTGTACATTTTGATGTCAAGTATGATATTTGTGACATTCCTTAAGAAATCATATAGTTTTTTTTCTGCTAATAAATTTTAAATGCATATACCTTTACTTACAAGTGACTGTATTTATACTTAACCATATAGGCTCCAAAGACATTACTTATTTATTTGCATCTTGCACACAGCAGCTTGCACATGTTTTATCTGTTAGATTAATACGGAAAATAACTGAAAGATTAGAAAACCTTTCCTACAACATGTGACATCCAAATCCTATAGTTGCATTTTAAATTATTAACTTATTGTAACTactatctgttttttaaattcacCAAGACCAAATACCAAATACCTTTATGATAATTATATTTTGGGTCATGTAATTGGGTTGAAAAAAGtttatttttctaaaatgttgtgcacaaatttgctttcatctctgttagtgagaatttatcctttgccaagataatccacccccCATAACAGTTTTGGCATatgaacacttcacatgttgcatttatacgTTTGTTCAGTATTCCTGTAAATCTATCTATTTATCTGTCATTAAATAAACGTTTTGAATGAaacattaaatcatttttttttctttgagAAAGTAGTGTTCCAATTTATAAACGCAGTAGAAAATGGTGACTTGCACTCAACATTGAAAAATACCAGTTCATATTCTGAGCGATACCATCAATACGAATAATACCTCaagttaatttaaaaaatgtgtgaGGTGTTTTTGCAATATGGTCATTCAAATTATACAATACCTAATGCAACATATGGAGTACAAAACTCTATGGGGATATCAACGACAGCAGGGGAAAGTGTGTAGATAGATCCATATATCCAAGATGGGAAAATGCAAAAGAAGAAATGAGAAGCACATAGCATCATACACCGCTCACACACTGCATGAGCACTATATAGCTTCTGAACACTAAAGATATAGATCTCTCTTATTCAAAACCAAAAacgcaatatatatatatatatatatatatatatatatatatatatatatatatatattttgcaaaCCTCCATCAAGCTCCTTAATTAATGCCATGAAATTGTCTCTTTTTAAGTTTCATTCTGTCCTTTGGTAATATCAATCACTCTACAAAATAAGTTTCTTCAATTGAAAATACAGTTTAGTTCAGAAATCTCCTACAACGTTGTATGCTTGTTTTGTAGCATGAaaagtatatttatatattattactaAGTAGCATAATATGGGGTGTAATGGATTATGATGAGCATATATCAAAACTGTTGGGCAAATTAACGTTCAATGATGAAACCACCAATTCTCACCATCAGTAAACCCCTTGATCCTTGCCTCCTCCTCCCAGCCAAGAGAAGTATATGGACAGTTAGGAGCATCAGGCCCATGTGTTCAACTTCTAACTAGGCAATTGTGGCAtcctgtagtggagcgggtcgatagcttcaagttcctcaaaGTCCAATCACTAGGGACCTTTCATGGTCCAAACTCatcaacacagttgtgaagagggcatgagaTTGGAAGAACATTAAGTTATGTGAAGAGGGCATTTATGTGAAGAGGGCATTTGATTGGAAGAACATTAAGTTATATTCAACAATTTAATTTATTAAATTGAATGAGACCATAATCCATACAATCTCCATTGATTATTGGATATCATAAGTGTAAACAGTAGATCAAATGTTGGGAACATTCACCACCACTATGGTACACTTCTCCCTAAGGCTGAAGCCACATGGGATTCCCACTGGTGCGGGGCTTCTGTCAGTACTGGATTACTGAATGGTTTTTCAGACCTGTATAGGCTATTTGGgaat
This sequence is a window from Oncorhynchus tshawytscha isolate Ot180627B linkage group LG34, Otsh_v2.0, whole genome shotgun sequence. Protein-coding genes within it:
- the LOC112231584 gene encoding mucin-5AC-like; its protein translation is MNATSAPSNRSTTNMVVNATSDPVNMSTIHIVPNGTSAPINVLTSAQSAVNVTSGPVTQSNTTSTLSTTTPSLSTTPIVNTTAPSTTPIVNTTATPNTPVVSTTVPPTTSVVSATTSPTTNLTELTTPLPTTPVATNPVPTIQVPTTTASRATEAPLTSPQLSLQFSLISIFTISLSNSRSPEFLALANHVTTQLDNLFKAQFGARFFRTIVNSFRSGSIVVESTLIFNNISSVPNNSLVAQTLQTAITSNTSGLTLPINSSSIVVTSSTTMTNATTSAATTAALTAAVTTTTLANVTTTPPAVAKTTTTAVPAATTTTAVPAGCSGSNHHHRCSVSNHHHRCSGSNHHHRCSAATTTTAVPVATTTTAVPVATTTTAVPVATTTTAVPSATTTTAVPSATTTTAVPSATTTSAVPALTTTIAVPAATTTTAVPAATTTTAVPAATTTAFAPTDPPSSSEGTLILRFSLDEKFTSDLANPSSSAFKALAGKVVSEVNKIFARTPSFLRSIVNSFKSGSVVTNMTLVFSNKSSVPSACSAQATFTISSTSLNILQGSVNVESSVNSGSAPRPTAFCLAFLPLTLALLMVQLLAN